The Globicephala melas chromosome X, mGloMel1.2, whole genome shotgun sequence genome window below encodes:
- the GPR119 gene encoding glucose-dependent insulinotropic receptor — protein MESSFSFGVILAILASLIIAANALVVMAVLSLIHKNDGVGLSFTLNLAVADTSLGLAISGLVTDQLSSAARPTQKTLCSLQMAFVTSSAAASVLTVMLIAFDRYLAIKQPLRYFQIMNGLMAGACIAGLWLVSYLIGFLPLGVRVFQQTAYKGPCSFFAVFHPRFVLTLSCVGFFPALLLFVFFYCDILKIASMHSQQIRKTEHAGAPAGAHRPPRTPSDFKAVRTVAILIGSFTLSWTPFLITSIVQVACQECHLYPVLERYLWLLGVGNSLLNPLIYAYWQKEIRQQFSQMALGMKKGLAAFLLLLSARDGGPQGPRESARHITTISHSELDG, from the coding sequence ATGGAGTCATCTTTCTCATTTGGAGTGATCCTTGCTATCCTGGCCTCCCTCATTATTGCTGCTAATGCCCTAGTGGTCATGGCTGTGCTGTCGTTGATCCACAAGAATGATGGTGTCGGTCTCAGCTTCACCTTGAATCTGGCTGTGGCTGACACCTCGCTTGGCCTGGCCATCTCTGGCCTAGTCACAGACCAGCTCTCCAGCGCGGCTCGGCCCACACAGAAGACCCTGTGCAGCCTTCAGATGGCATTTGTCACTTCTTCTGCAGCTGCCTCTGTCCTCACGGTCATGCTGATTGCCTTTGACAGGTACCTTGCCATCAAGCAGCCCCTCCGCTATTTCCAGATCATGAACGGGCTCATGGCCGGGGCCTGCATTGCCGGGCTGTGGTTGGTGTCTTACCTCATTGGCTTCCTCCCACTCGGGGTCCGCGTATTCCAGCAGACCGCCTACAAGGGGCCCTGCAGCTTCTTCGCTGTGTTTCACCCGCGCTTCGTGCTGACCCTCTCCTGCGTTGGCTTcttcccagccctgctcctctTTGTCTTCTTCTACTGTGACATACTCAAGATTGCTTCCATGCACAGCCAGCAGATCCGCAAGACAGAGCATGCAGGAGCCCCAGCCGGGGCTCACCGGCCCCCACGGACCCCCAGTGACTTCAAGGCTGTCCGCACTGTGGCCATTCTCATTGGCAGCTTCACTCTGTCCTGGACCCCGTTCCTTATCACTAGCATTGTGCAGGTGGCCTGCCAGGAGTGCCACCTCTACCCAGTGCTGGAACGGTACCTGTGGCTGCTTGGTGTGGGCAACTCCCTGCTCAACCCACTCATCTATGCCTATTGGCAGAAGGAGATACGGCAACAGTTCTCCCAGATGGCCCTGGGAATGAAGAAGGGGCTCGCCgcattcctcctccttctctcagcCAGGGATGGTGGCCCACAGGGGCCCAGGGAAAGTGCCCGTCACATCACCACCATCTCCCACTCAGAGCTTGACGGCTAA